From the genome of Corallococcus macrosporus DSM 14697:
CGTTCTCGATGCGGTCCACCGTGCTCCGGTTGAGCAGGGGCTTCATCTTCACCCAATAGTCCGTGAGGCAGCAGAAGACCACGACCGCGCGAGGCACCTTGCTCGCGATGGCCGCGAGGCTGTTCATCGCGCGCCGGAAGGAGTTCTCCATCTGCGGACGCTGCTCGAAGTCGCTGACGTCCTCGACCTGGTCCACGCACAGCACGAGCGCCTGTCCCAGGCCGCCCATCAGGCGCCCCAGGTGCTCCACCATTCGCGCCGGTGCGTCGTCGGCGGTCCGGGGAATGAGGTTGCCGATGACGCGCTGGTCCGCCTCGGACAGGCTCTCGCAGCGCAGCCAGTGGAAGATGCGGCGGTTGAGGCGGGGATCTCTCCGATGCAGGTAGATGAGGGCGCGCAGCAGGTCGACTTCCACGTCCCGGAAGCGCGGGTCCATCAGCAGCTCGTCCGCCACGACCCGGATGGTGCCGTGCAGCTCCTCGCCCTCCAGGATCTGCTCATCCTTGAGGTGCAGCGCGTAGGCGCTGGTGCACTGGGCCATCAGTGCATCCGACAGGTGCATCAGCCCGCTGTCGTCATCGTCGCCCGCCTCATCGAAGGGCTTGTCCAGGGAGTCGATGAGGTTGGACAGGATGTAGCGGTCGTACTGCGTCACGTCGACGGTCATCGGCATGTAGCCGACGAAGCCCTGGCGCTGCCCGTGGGCGGTGTTCCGGAAGGCACGAACCAGGTGCGTCTTGCCGCTGCCTGACTCACCGAGCAGGAGCAGCAGTTTGCCGGCGCTCGGAGGCGAGTCTGACGAGGCCTTGTCGAGCAGCCGCTTGAAGGCCCGTCGTGCCGGCGCGTTGAGGGTCTCCACGTCGTACGGGTCCGCCTGCCAGATGTGCTGGCCTTGTTCGACGCTGGTGAAGACCTCGCGGGAATCGTCGAGGAAGGGTTCGAGACGGGGGTCGTTGGCCACGGGGCGCTCCTGGGTTCGGGCTAGACGACAACGAAGTGGAAGCTGGCGCCGAAGGACTGGACCTCGGATTCGGCCACGTCCTTCGGATCCATGGCGGACACGAGGTCCGCGCGCGTCAGGGACAACAGGCGGGTGCGGTTGGCTTCCAGGAGCGCCGCGTTGAAGGCCTCGCGGGTGCGCCACTCGGGTTGGAGGGCCTTCCACACGTGGGAGATGAAGACCTTGTTCGCGCCGAAGCGGCCCGTGGGCAGGTCGCGGGCGACCGACAGCACGCGCTCGGCGAAGGCGGCCGGGGCAGCCTGCGCCTCCGAGCCCGGCGCCGCTCGGACCTCCGGTTCATCCTCGGAAGCGTCGTCTGCCTGCGCGACAGCGAACCGCCGCAGCAGCGACAGCCTCACGACCTCCGCGTCCGCGCGGGAGGCGCCGGCCGCACGGGCCGCCAACTGCTCCACGCCCTTGCGCGGGTCCTTCGTCTCCGTGTCCAGCATCTTCCCGAGCAAGTGCGCCTGCACCGCGCTCAAGGTGAAGGGCCGGTCCGTCTCGACACCGAGCTCCCGCCACAAGAGCCGGTCCCGCGTCTGCGCCAGCGTGAGACCTTCCTCGGCATCCAGTCCGTGCTGTCGCTGGAGCGCGGCGGCGCGAACGCCGTCCGCGTCCTTCATCCGCGCCACCACGGCCTTCGAGGCCGGCAGGTCCAGGCTGAGCGCCACCAGGTGGGTCGCCTTCAGCTTCTGCCACGTCAGCCCGCGCGGCGGCTGGTCCAGGTGGAGGAAGCGCAGCACGGCCGTCCGCCCCGTGGGCGTCAGCTCCAGGCCGCTGCGTCCGCGCAGGGCCACCGTCCCACCGCCCAGCAGCGACTCCAGCAATGACTCGAAGCGGGCTTTCCATTCCGAGCGGCTGAGCCGGTGCTCCACGAAGGGCCGGAGCGCCGCCTCCAGTTCCTTGCGCGTCCCACGCCGCTCACCGCGCGTCATGAGCCAGGACAAGGCAATGCCTGACAGCCGCTGCTCAGCGCTTCCCATTCGATGCGTCCTTCCCGGTGAGCTCACCCCTGCGGGTGGCAATCAACGTGTCGAGTGTTTCCAGAATCTCTTCCAGCCGCGTCACCACGTCGTCCGCGAGGAAGCGGACCACCCAGTAGCCCGCGCGCTGGAGGGCGACGTCCTTGCGCCGGTCCCGGCGGAAGCCATCCGGGCTGCGGAAGTGGAAGTAGCCGTCAATCTCCACGGCCAGGTGCAGCGCCCTGCAGAGCAGGTCCACCTCCAGCGCCCGGCCACCGTCACCCAGGTCCAACGTGTCATTGAGGACGAAGAGGCCCCGGGTGGGGGCATGCTCCTGGAGCCGGGCGTGCAGGAAGCGCTCCGCCTCGCTCCGCGCGCGGCCATTGGCTTCACGGGAGGCGGAGGCGATGGTGCGCACCGCTGATTCGTAGAGCGCGACCACCTGCGCGGACGAGCCCTCTTGCCGGAGCCGGGCGGCCGTGGAGGCCACCACCGCTTCGGGGAACTCGGGGGCATCCTCGTCGGGCGCCGGCTCCGCCAGGTCCAGCCGGCCCTCCCGCAGCATGGCGAGGGCATGCGACTCCTCGCGCCGGAGGTGCTCGGCGAGGACCTCGGTGGAGAGCACGCAGCCCGTGGTGAGCGCGGGGGCCGCGGAGCACAGCGCCGCGGCGGTCCTGAGCGCTCGGAAGTCGGAGGCGCTGGACCGGACGCGCAGGGCCGGCGTGTTGGCGGCGGGCACCATGGCCATCAACGCCTGGAGGGCCGGCAGCGGCGCTCGGCCGATGGCCTGGCCGACCACGTCCGGGAGGGCACCGGACGGCGTCGAGACGGGGCTCTCCAGGAGGGCCCGGCACAGCTCCCAGGCCGCGGACTGGCCCTGCGGAGGCGTCAGGCCTTCCATCAACACCCGCCGCTGGTGCGCCGTCTTGCCCCGGAACTGGAGCATCCGGGCCTGCCCCTGGGGCTGTGAGCGAGCGACGAACGCCTCCGCGTCCCCCACCAGGTCCCGCTCCCTGGCGATCGCCGCCGCCCACGCGGAGACGACCGCCCGCACGTCGTCGCCGTCCACGAGGACGACGCTCTGGCCCCGGCGCTGAAGCCATTCTGTCCAGACACGCAGCGCCCGCTCCGGTGGCCCGACGAGCGTGCTCAGCGTTGCAATGCCTTGCGCGCGTCTCCGGGCGTGGCGGTCCAGCGCGTCGAGAAGCGCGGCATCCAGTGTCGGCTGCAAGCCATTTCCCCCAAGGTCGCGTGGATGTCTGCCATCACGGCGGGTTGGAAGCCTGCTCCCCTCCCGGACTTCGTTGCAACCCCCGGGGGAGGTATGGACAGACGCAACGCATTGTGCTCGGGCGAGTCAGACATCACATCCCAGAGGTCTTTTGGACCCCCGTGTCTGCAATTCCTGATATGCGTGTCAATGACTCACGCCTCTTCGACACCCAGCGCCGCGCGCAGCTCGGGCATCCGGGCCAGCGGCACCGCGCCGAAGACGAAGCGGTCCGGCCGCACCACGGCCACGTCCGCGCCATGCTCCCGGAACCACTCCGACAGCCTGCCGGTGTGGTCCTCCACGCTGTCCACGTCCACCCCCGGCACCCCCGCGGAGCGCACGGTGACGGCGCGGGCGCCCAGGGACTCGGCCAGCTCGCGAGCCACCTCCGTCCCCGGGCTGCCGCCCCGGCTCAGCACCGCGAAGCCGGAGCCGAGGCTGTCATCCAGCAGGCGCTCCTCGCCGGACGCGCGGCGCACGCGAGGCTGCGGAAGGTAGCTGCCCTCCGCGGCCCTGCGGCCCGAGCGGCGGCCTCCCAGCAGCCATCCTTCTTCAATGGACGGCGCCGGCTTGAACTGGACGCCCTCCACGAAGCGGCGCGCGGCGGGAATGGCCTGGAGGCCCCGGAGCACCGTGTCCCGGACCCAGGCCATGGGCGTGCTGCGCGAGGTGAACACCGCGCCCAGCCGCGCGGTGGCGTCGAGCAGGGCGCGCACGTGCGGACGGCGCTCCACCGCATAGGTGTCCAGCAGGGCCTCGGGGGCGCGGCCCTGAATCACCCAGGCCAGCTTCCACGCGAGGTTCGCCGCGTCTCGCAGGCCCGACACCAGGCCCTGGCCCATGAAGGGCGGGAGCTGGTGGGCCGCGTCACCCGCCAGGAAGGTCCGGCCCACCTGCCAGCGCCGCGCCACCAGCGAGTGGAAGCGGTAGAGCTGCGCGCGCTCCACCGTCACCCGGTCCGGATTCACATAGGGCCCAATCAGGCGGCGAATCGTGCCGGGCTGCGTCATCTCCTCGCCCGTCTCGCCCAGGCGCAGGCGGAACTCCCAGCGGAAGCGCCCCAAGGGCCCTCGCCCGACGAAGCCGGGGCGGACCGGGTCGCAGACGACGTGACACTCGGGATGCGCGTCCTCGTCCGCCACGGTGCCACAGATGGCAATCCACGGCTCCTGCTCCCCGCGCCCCTCCATGGGGATGCCGAGCAGCGCGCGGACCGTGCTCCGCCCACCGTCACACGCCACCAGGTAGCGGGCGCGCACCCGGCGCCGCTCGCCCGAAGGGGACGTGCGGTAGCACACGGTGACGCCCGCGCCGTCCTGCTCCAGCGACTCCACGTCCGTGCCGGTGCGCAGCTCGGTGCCGGCGAAGCGCCCGAGCCCCTCGCGCAGGGCCTTCTCCAGCAGCGGCTGGTGGAAGAACCAGACGGGCGTGTAGCCGTAGCCGAAGTCCACCTCGCCCAGGGGGAGCCGGGCAATGGGCTGGCCGCCCACGCCGGTGAAGGTGACGTGGCGGCCCTGGCGCAGGTCCGGCTTCAGCGCGTCCAGGAGGCCGGCGGCCTGGTAGATGCGCAGGGCCTCGTCGTCACAGGAGAAGGCCCGCGGCTGGCCGTGTGGCGCGGCCTCCCGTTCCAGGACGAGCACGCGCACACCCTGGAGTCCCAGGAGGTTGGCGGTGAGCACGCCCACCGGGCCAGCCCCCGCGATGACCACATCCACTTCCTCGATGTCCGCCGACATGGACTTCCCCCCGGAAGCAGGTCCGCTGGGGAGAAGTCTAACGTCTCTAGGCCCCCGCGGGGAGGATGGGCGCCGATTCGCGGTAGATGCGCAGCGTGTCCGCCACGCTGTGGCGGTACTCGAAGCCCGTGGCGTCCAGGAGGCGGCGGTTGTCCACGACGATGGGGAAGCGCAGGTGGTCCAGCGCGCCCACCGACAGGCGGGGGAGGCCCGCCCGGCCCAGCAGCAGCGACAGCAGCGGCGCGGGCAATGGCACCGCGGTGCGCCCCGTCTCCCGGACGATGACGGACAGCGGAATCGGCGGCGGGCCGGCCACGTTGAAGATGCCCCGGACCTGCTTCTCCAGCGCCAGCGTCAACGCCGTCACCACGTCCTCCTCCTGCAGGACGTGGAACAGCGGGTCGTACCCGAGCACCAGGGGCACGCGCCGGCCCTTGAGGAAGGAGGACAGCGTGCCGGTGCCGGGGGCCCCCAGGGTGTAGGGCAGCCGCAGCACGGCCGTGGTCATCTTCGGCAGGCGCCACAGCGCGGTCGCCGCGTACAGGTCGGCGGCCACCAGGTCCGCCAGCTCGGGAATCGCCTCCAGCGCGCGGGGCGGCTCGTCCTCGGAGTGGTACAGCGGCGAGTCCGGCGCGGCGCCGTAGAAGGTGTGCCGCCCCACGAAGAGGACCTGCTTCACGCCGTGGGCCGCGCAGTGGTCGAACACCGCCTTGGTGCCGTCCAGGTTGATGCGCCCGCGCTCCTTGCCCGGCACGGTGAAGGCGGTGACGGTGGCCATGTGCACCACGGCCTCGGGGCGCCAGCGGCGGAAGACGTCCTCCGCGGCGCGCTTGCGCACGTCGCCCCGGTACACCTGGATGCCGGCCGCGTGGGCCTCCGCCCAGGGCCGGGTGTCGATGCCCGCCACCTGATGTCCGCGCGCGTGCAGGTGCAGCGCGAGCTGGCGGGCGATGCCTCCGGAGATGCCTGGAATCAGCACCCTCATGGCAGCAGGTTCCTCCCCAGCCGCCGACTGTGCCGCTGCGCGCGGCCGCGCTCGATGAGCCCCGCGATGCGCTGCTTCACCTTCTCCACATAGCCCTCGATGACGTGGTCCTCCTCGTCCCCGGTGCCGTGGAAGACGAGCGGCTCGCCGTAATGGATTTCCAACTGCACCGGCAGGGGCAGCGGCAACAGGTAGGGCGTCAACGGGACGTAGGGCACGCCGAGCAGCTTGCCCAGCGTGTACGCGTTGAACACCGTGGGGACGGCCGAGCCGCCACCCAGGAACGCGAAGGGGATGATGGGCGAGCGCGTCTGGAGGGCCAGGCGGACGAAGCCGGTGCCGAAGTCCACCAGGGAGTAGCGCTCGTTGTAGAGCTTGGCCGTGCCGCGCGCGCCCTCGGGGAAGATCATCAGCAGCCGGTCGTCTTCCAGCAGCCGCCTGGCGTGCTCGGGCAACCCGATGAACTGCCCGGTGCGGCTGGCCCACAGCGAGGACACGGGGAAGTTGTGGAGGAAGCGCTCCACCATGCCCTGCGCCAGCCGGGGCGGGTCCATCTCCAGCATGGTGGACGTCAGCACCATGGCGCCGTCCACCGCCACGCCGCCGGAGTGGTTGCCCACGAGCATTCCGCGGCCCCGCGGGGGGATGTGCTCCACGCCGTAGCAGCGCACGCGGAAGTAGTAGCGGTAGATGGCGCCGAAGACGCGCAGCGCATGTTTCACGTGAGACTTGGAGATGCCGTACGGGTCGACGCCGAATTCGTTGAACGGCAATTCCAGCCGGTCCACCCGGGCTTCCAATGAGTCGGTCAGGGCCACGGCGGCACCGTAGCACCCCGCCGTGCCCGGCCCCGCCGCTTTCCACGCCGGGTTCGTTGGGCACCGGCCGGGTGTTGAGCCATACTCGCTCGCGCGCCCCCCAAGCCCCCCAGCCATGACACACCAGGACGAACTCGCCATCGAGGTGAAGGGATTGGTCAAGCGCTTCGGCGACGTCACCGCCGTGGACGGAGTCGACCTGGACATCCGCCGCGGCGAGTGCGTGGGCCTCCTGGGCCCCAACGGCGCGGGCAAGACGACCACCGTGGAAATCCTCGAGGGCCTCCAGACGGCCACCTCGGGAGAGGTGCGGCTGCTGGGCCTGCGCTGGGAGAAGGACGCGGCGGCCCTGCGGGAGCGCATTGGCATGACGCTCCAGGAGACGCGGCTGGTGGACCAGCTCACGGTGGAGGAGATGGTCCGGCTGTTCACCTCCTTCTACCCCCGCCCCCTGGAGGTCGAGGCGCTCATCGGGCTGGTGCAACTGGGCGAGAAGCGCCATGCCCGGGTGGGCAAGCTGTCTGGCGGCCAGAAGCAGCGGCTGGCGCTGGCGCTGGGCCTGGCGGGCGACCCGGAGGTGCTCTTCCTGGACGAGCCCACCACGGGCCTGGACCCCCAGTCCCGCCGCGCGTTGTGGGACGTGGTGGCGCAGCTCAAGGCGCGCGGTTGCACCGTGGTGTTGACCACGCATTACATGGATGAGGCCGAGGTGCTGTGCGACCGGCTGGTCATCATCGACCGGGGCCGGGTGATTGCGCGCGGGACGCCGCGGGACATCATCACCTCGCTGGGCGCCGAGCAGGTCATCGAGCTGGAGGCGGCGCCAGCGCCCGACCTGGAGCGGCTGCGCCCGCTGCCGGCGGTGGTGGCCGCCCAGCGGCACGCCAGCCGCATCACCCTGCGCGTGCGGGAGCTGCACCTGGCGCTGCCGGAGGTGCTGCGCGAAATCTCCGCGGCGGGCGGCCAGCTCCTGCACCTGTCCACCCGGCGTCCCACGCTGGATGACGTCTTCATCGACATGACGGGCCGCTCCCTGCGCGAGTCCGCGGAAGAGAAGGCGGCCTGATGAGCGCCCTGGGCCAGTTGGTGTTGATGCGGCTGCGCATGGTGATGCGGCAGCCCGAGGTGGTGTTCTGGACGTTCGTCTTCCCCGTCGTCACCACGCTGTTCCTGGGGCTGGCGTTCCGGAACGACGCCCTGGGCCCGGTGCGCGTCGCCGTGGCGGACGGGGCGGGCGCGCAGGCCCTGGTGGCGAAGCTGGAGGGCGTGCCGGAGCTGTCCGCCGAGGTCGCGGATGAGGTCTCCGCCCGGCGGCGGCTGGCGCGCGGGCAGCTCTCCCTGGTGCTGCTGCCGGGCGCGGTGCCGGAGGCGCTGGTGGACCCCAGCCAGCCAGAGGGCCGCACCGCGCGGCTCCTGGTGGCGCAGGCGCTCGCGGCGCCGGAGGGCACCCCCGCTCCCGAAGTGATGAAGGCCACGCCGGTGTCCGAGCCGGGCAACCGCTACGTCGACTTCCTCATCCCCGGGTTGCTGGGCCTGTCGCTGATGTCCAGCAGCCTGTGGGTGGTGGCGGGCTCGCTGGTGGCGATGCGCGGAGGCAAGCTGCTCAAGCGGCTGGCCGCCACGCCCATGCGGCGCTCCCACTTCTTCATGTCCTACTTGCTGGCGCGCGTGGGGTTCGCGCTGGCGGAGATTCTCTTCTTCTGCGCCTTCGCGCGCTGGCTCTTCAGCGTGCCCATGTTCGGCAGCTACTTCACGCTGACGCTCGTGGGGCTCGCCGGGGCGATGTGCTTCGCCTCGGTGGGCGTGTTGGTGGCCACCCGCGCGCGGACGGAGGAGGCGGTGGGCGGGCTCGTCAACCTCGTCTCGCTGCCGATGATGTTCGTCTCCGGCGTCTTCTTCGCGTCCGGGAACTTCCCCTCCTGGTTGCAGCCCGTCATCCGGGCCCTGCCGCTCACGGCCATCAATGACTCGCTGCGGGCCGTCATGCTGGAGGGCGCGGGCCTGGCGTCGCTGGGCCCGCCCATGCTGGTGCTGGCCGTGTGGACCGTCGTGCCATTGGTGCTGGCCCTTCGCTGGTTCCGCTGGACGTAGCCGTCAAGGAGCGCTGCTTCGTGTCACAGCCTGTTTCCGCGCCGTCGCCCGCCTTCGTCCAACAGCTCAACTTCCACGCGCGAGACGCCAGCAACGAGGCCGCGGCGCTCCAGGCCGCCTTCTCGCTCGGCCTCTTCGGACACCTTCCGGAGACGGGCGCGGGCGCGCCGGTGCCTCTGGATGCGCTCGCGAAGCGGGTGGGGGGCACCTGGCGGGGGACGCGCTCCGTCGTCGAGCCGCTGGTGGCGCTCGGCTTCGTCCACCTGGAGGACGGGAAGGGCTACTCGCTGCCCGCGGCGACCGCGGCCTTCCTCCGGGATGAGGCCTTCACCGCGAAACTGCGGGAGGCGAGGCGCTGGTGGCACCCGCTGGCGCTGCTGTCCCAGGCCGTGCGCGCTGGCGGCCCCGTGGCGTGGGGCGGAGGGACGTGGGACGTGCTCGGGTGGTACCGCGCGCTGTTCCTGGCGCCGCCTCCCTCCACCCCGAGCGCGGAGGCCCGGGACTTCCATGACCGCTTCGCCCGGAACCCCGCGCGCACCCTGGCGCTGGTGGCGGCCGGGGAGCTGGACGTGCTGGCCCGCCTGGTGCGTGGGCCCGTCACGCTGGACGCGCTGGCGCGGGACGTGGGCGCTTCCGCCGAGGCGCTGGAGGTGCTGCTCGGCGCCCTGGCGGCCATGGGCATTGCCCAGGCCCATGACGCGGGCTGGGGCTTCACCGAGGCCGCGGGCCGCGCGCTGGACGCCCAGAGCCTGCCGTACTTCCAGCGGGCGCTGCCGGCGACCATGGCCTACTGGGAGGCGCTGGGGCACCTGGACGAGGCGGTGCGCGAGCAGCGCTTCCGGTTGGACCTGCGCGACCCGGAGACGGCGCGGCGCATCTACCAGGAGAACGCCTCGCGCATCTCCAGCATCTTCGCCTCGCACCTGCGGCTGAGCCGGCAGGCCGCGGCGCTGGTGCGCTCGATGCGGCCGCTGGCACAGGCGCGGGTGCTGGACGTGGGCACGGGCTCGGGCGTGTGGGGCGCGGCCTTCGGGTTGGCGGACCCCACGTCGCACGTGACGTACCTGGATTCGCCCCACGTGCTGGACGCGGTGCGCCCCCACCTGGCGAAGCTGAAGCTGGAGGCCCGCTCCGAGCTGTGGGCGGGGGACTGCCTCTCGGTGGACTACGGCGAGTCCCGCTTCGACGTCATCCTGCTGCCGCAAATCATCCCCGCGCTGCCGTCAGCGGAGCTGCCCGGCTTCTTCGCGCGGCTGGCCCGGGCGCTGCGTCCCGGCGGGCTGCTGCTCATCTCCGGCTACCTGCTGACGGACCGGCGCGACGGTCCGCTGGACGCGCTCTACTTCGCGCTGCGCCGCTACGTGACGAACGAGGGGGACGTGCTGTCGCTGCCGGAGTTCCGCGCGCTGCTGGGGCCGGTGGGCCTCACGCAGGCGCGTGGCTTCGACATGCCCATCCAGCAGGTCGTCATCGCCCACCGGGGCGACGTCGCGTGGCCGGCCGCCGCCCCCGCCGCCTGATTCCTTTTCGGGAGCATCATGGAACCGCTGCGTACCTTCTTCATGGAGGACTACCTGGAGGGCTCGCGCTTCACCGCGCGCTTCAACCTGGGGGAGTCCGGTGGACGCCCCGTCACCGTGGGCGAGCTGCTCCTCGGCTCGGGCGTCAGCGCCGAGCGCGCCGCCGAGGTGTTCCTCTCCACGCCCCTCAACGACAGCCCCAACTGGGGCCGCGCGGACCTGCGCGACGCGGTGGCGGCGATGCACCCGGGCGCCACCCGCGACAACGTCCTCATCACCACCGGCACCAGCGAGGCGCTGCTGCTGCTCTTCCGCCAGCTCCGCCCACGCAAGGTGGCCCTGGCCTGGCCCGCCTTCCAGCTCCTCTACGAGCTGCCCCAGCGGCAGGGCGCGGAGGTGGTGCGGCTGCCCGTGTGCTGGGACACGCGCGGCGTTCCGTCCGTGGACGCGGACCTGTGGCTGGAGCGGCTGGAGCGCGAGCAGCCCGACACCGTCATCATCAACAACCCGCACAACCCCAGCGGCCTGGTGCTGGACGCGGAGTTGCTGGCGGCGGTGGACCGGTGGGCGGAGCGGACGGGCGCCACGGTGGTGGGGGACGAGCACTACCGCTTCCTGTCCTCGGAGACCTCCGTGCTGGGCGCGTCCGTGTACCGGCCGGGCCCGCGCCACTTCGTCACCGGCTCCTTCATCAAGTGCCTGGGCTGCCCGGGGCTGCGCATCGGCTGGACGGTGGGCGACACGGCCATGCTGGCGCGGATGCAGAACGAGAAGAACTACACGACGCACACCGTGAACCCGGTGACGGAGTGGGTGGCGCGCGAGGTGCTGCGGGACTTGAACAGCCCGGCGCTGAGCCGCGCGCGCGAGGACTGGCTGCGCAACCGCGCCACGCTCGCGGCCTTCCTGGAGCGCTCGCGGGGCGTCTACGGCGTGGCGCCGCGCGGCGGGCTCGTCACCTGCATCGGCCTGCGGGAGGCCCGGGACGACGCCGGCGCGGAGGCGCTGCTCAAGGCCTTGTCGGACGCGGGCGTGTTCGTCCTGCCGCTGAGCGCCATGGAGGCGGGGTCGCCGGAGGGCACGCACCCGCTGGCGCGGGGGCACGGCTTCCGGCTGGGGTTGGGCATCTCGCCCGAGCGCTTCCCCGAGGCCCTGGAGGCCATTGAGCGCGCCACGGCGCGCTAACGCGTCAGCGCGGAGAAGGCATGGTCGCGCGCGGCGTACTCCGCGTCGCGCAGCAGCAGCCGGTGCACGCGCCCCTGGAAGGGCGTGGGCACCGCCGGGAAGAGGTGGTGCGTGAGGTGGTACTCGTCATTGCGTGGGAAGAGCAGCCGGTTGAGCCAGCCCCACGCGAAGACGTGGTTGCGGGAGCGGTGGAACTCGTCCGCGGAGGAGATGATGCCCGCGTGGTCCACCGCGTCCGACCAGTAGCGGATGACCTGGTAGGCGACGAAGTAGGGCACGAGGTAGGCGCGCAGGAAGACGTCCCAACCCACGGCGAAGTGCGCCACCGCGAGCAGCCCCCCGATGAAGGCCCACCGCGTCAGCGTCACCCAGGCCGGGTCCTCGCGGTGGAACAGCACCGGGCGGATGAACGCGGGCAGGTGGATGAGCAGCAGGGGCCGCAGCAGGTGCGACTTCACGAAGGGCCGGCCCGGGTCCGCGAAGCCGAAGCGGCGGCGCGGCTGGAAGTCCAGGTCCTTCTGCGCGTCCCCCAGGTGCAGGTGGTGGGTGAAGTGGTCCCGCCGGTACGGGTCCAGCGCCGTCAGGTCGAGCACCGCCAGCAGGTGCCCCAGGTTCCGGTTGTGTCGCTTGCCGCGCACGAGCATGCCGTGACACGCCTCGTGGAGCATGTTGCCCACCGCGCGAAAGCGCGTCGCGATGAGGAAGGCGACCAGGGGGTAGCCGAGCCACGCGGCCCTCGGGGCGTGTGACAGCAGCAGCTCGAAGGCCGCCGCCACGGCCACGGCCAGGCCCAGGTGCAGCGCCAGGTGGGCCAACGCCCCCGGCACCGAGTGCGCGTGGTAGCCGAGCGCGGCGACCTCTCGCGCGTATTCGGCGCGGAGCCTCGCGGCGATGGAGGCCGGGTGTACGCCTCGGACGGGCCGGGCGGCCGAAGACGGCTGGGCGTCGCTGTCCTCCTGGAGCGCGGCGCTCACGGAAAGGCCTTTCGGGGGCGAGGGGGGGCGGACGGGTGAACGCTAGCCGGGCACACCCCTCTGGGCAAGGCGAGGAGGCCCTGAGACGTATCGCGCTGTGTCAGATGTATCGCGTTGTGTCAGGCAGAGGGCGGCCGGGGCGGTGCGGCCAGGGTGGTGGGAAGGCGAACGCCGTCGCGCGCCGCGAACACCAGCTCCTGGGTGGGGAGGGGGATGCAGACGGAGGTGGTGAGCCCCACGTCCGCGAGCAGCTTCGCGTACTCGGACGCTGACAGCAGGTCGCCCTCGTTCGTCATGAAGCGGCGCAGCCCGAAGTAGAGGTGGTCCAGGGGGCCGTCCCGGCGCTCGTTCAGGACGTACTCGGCGATGACGAGGATGCCGTCCGGGCGCAGCGCCCGGGCCACCCGGGCGAAGATGCCGGGGATGTCCTTCGGGCTCAGCACGTTGAGCACCTGGGGGAGGATGATGACGTCGAAGTCCGCGGCGCCGAAGTCCTCGGTGAAGAGGTTCCCTGGCCAGAA
Proteins encoded in this window:
- a CDS encoding fatty acid desaturase, which translates into the protein MSAALQEDSDAQPSSAARPVRGVHPASIAARLRAEYAREVAALGYHAHSVPGALAHLALHLGLAVAVAAAFELLLSHAPRAAWLGYPLVAFLIATRFRAVGNMLHEACHGMLVRGKRHNRNLGHLLAVLDLTALDPYRRDHFTHHLHLGDAQKDLDFQPRRRFGFADPGRPFVKSHLLRPLLLIHLPAFIRPVLFHREDPAWVTLTRWAFIGGLLAVAHFAVGWDVFLRAYLVPYFVAYQVIRYWSDAVDHAGIISSADEFHRSRNHVFAWGWLNRLLFPRNDEYHLTHHLFPAVPTPFQGRVHRLLLRDAEYAARDHAFSALTR
- a CDS encoding class I SAM-dependent methyltransferase, with product MSQPVSAPSPAFVQQLNFHARDASNEAAALQAAFSLGLFGHLPETGAGAPVPLDALAKRVGGTWRGTRSVVEPLVALGFVHLEDGKGYSLPAATAAFLRDEAFTAKLREARRWWHPLALLSQAVRAGGPVAWGGGTWDVLGWYRALFLAPPPSTPSAEARDFHDRFARNPARTLALVAAGELDVLARLVRGPVTLDALARDVGASAEALEVLLGALAAMGIAQAHDAGWGFTEAAGRALDAQSLPYFQRALPATMAYWEALGHLDEAVREQRFRLDLRDPETARRIYQENASRISSIFASHLRLSRQAAALVRSMRPLAQARVLDVGTGSGVWGAAFGLADPTSHVTYLDSPHVLDAVRPHLAKLKLEARSELWAGDCLSVDYGESRFDVILLPQIIPALPSAELPGFFARLARALRPGGLLLISGYLLTDRRDGPLDALYFALRRYVTNEGDVLSLPEFRALLGPVGLTQARGFDMPIQQVVIAHRGDVAWPAAAPAA
- a CDS encoding pyridoxal phosphate-dependent aminotransferase, with the translated sequence MEPLRTFFMEDYLEGSRFTARFNLGESGGRPVTVGELLLGSGVSAERAAEVFLSTPLNDSPNWGRADLRDAVAAMHPGATRDNVLITTGTSEALLLLFRQLRPRKVALAWPAFQLLYELPQRQGAEVVRLPVCWDTRGVPSVDADLWLERLEREQPDTVIINNPHNPSGLVLDAELLAAVDRWAERTGATVVGDEHYRFLSSETSVLGASVYRPGPRHFVTGSFIKCLGCPGLRIGWTVGDTAMLARMQNEKNYTTHTVNPVTEWVAREVLRDLNSPALSRAREDWLRNRATLAAFLERSRGVYGVAPRGGLVTCIGLREARDDAGAEALLKALSDAGVFVLPLSAMEAGSPEGTHPLARGHGFRLGLGISPERFPEALEAIERATAR